A section of the Rhizobium sp. BG4 genome encodes:
- a CDS encoding tRNA (cytidine(34)-2'-O)-methyltransferase: MTDLRLALYQPDIPGNTGTILRLAACLGFGVDLIEPAGFDISDRNLKRSGMDYLAMAALTRHVNFDRFEEWRATTGRRLILASTKASNPYTSFAFRPDDILLFGRESAGVPDHVHDKADSRILIPMVEGQRSINVAVSAAMITGEAMRQTVWS, from the coding sequence ATGACCGACCTCAGACTGGCGCTCTACCAGCCGGACATTCCCGGCAACACGGGGACGATCCTGCGATTGGCCGCCTGTCTCGGCTTCGGCGTCGACCTGATCGAGCCCGCCGGCTTCGACATCTCCGATCGCAATCTGAAGCGCTCGGGCATGGATTATCTCGCCATGGCGGCACTCACCCGCCATGTCAATTTCGACCGTTTCGAGGAATGGCGCGCAACCACAGGGCGCCGTCTCATCCTGGCATCGACCAAGGCCTCTAACCCCTATACCAGCTTCGCCTTCCGCCCCGATGACATCCTGCTCTTCGGCCGCGAAAGCGCCGGCGTGCCCGACCACGTCCACGACAAGGCAGACAGCCGCATCCTGATCCCGATGGTCGAAGGCCAACGCTCGATCAACGTCGCGGTGTCCGCCGCGATGATCACCGGCGAAGCGATGCGGCAGACGGTCTGGAGCTGA
- a CDS encoding CopG family transcriptional regulator, with product METKMLKAHIPLPLAERLQDVANHLGIEPSAIVGEAIAAWLEREEERRLLDLRSLASANAMFVVETHRVTDWADSL from the coding sequence ATGGAAACGAAAATGCTGAAAGCGCATATTCCGCTTCCGCTTGCGGAACGACTTCAGGACGTAGCAAATCATCTCGGCATCGAACCATCGGCCATCGTCGGCGAGGCGATCGCCGCATGGCTGGAACGCGAGGAAGAACGTCGCCTCCTCGACCTGCGCTCGCTCGCCAGCGCCAACGCCATGTTCGTGGTCGAAACCCACCGCGTCACGGATTGGGCGGATAGTTTGTAG
- a CDS encoding ribbon-helix-helix domain-containing protein yields the protein MATVTISLPDNLKAFVESQMASKGYGNVSEYFRTLIRDAQARENDARLEALLLEGLASGDGAEANAEFWSDLKKEAAHLLAAQRGKRAP from the coding sequence ATGGCTACGGTGACGATTTCTCTTCCCGACAATCTCAAGGCTTTTGTCGAGAGCCAGATGGCGAGCAAGGGCTATGGCAATGTCAGCGAGTATTTTCGCACGCTGATCCGTGACGCACAGGCGCGCGAGAATGATGCGCGGCTTGAGGCTCTGCTTCTTGAGGGCCTAGCTTCCGGCGACGGCGCCGAGGCAAATGCCGAGTTCTGGAGCGACCTGAAGAAAGAGGCGGCGCATCTGCTGGCAGCGCAGCGGGGAAAGAGGGCGCCTTGA
- a CDS encoding L,D-transpeptidase gives MEFKRRDIIRGGVALLGAGAFQHPAFAAPASYFAGPAVDNGVTYQSTNFAKIDKRWRRQVVKYFSTEPIGTVVVDTRHHFLYVIMENKTAIRYGVGVGREGFQWFGRATVDAKSLWPRWTPPPEMRKRHPELPEFVAGGSPKNPLGPRAMYLHRDGVDTGYRFHGTLEPWSIGKDASSGCIRMFNEDAIDLYQRCPIGTAVQVLPHIADQAETAAQVAQPATAAQPPVQ, from the coding sequence ATGGAGTTCAAGCGCAGGGATATTATCCGCGGGGGCGTTGCGTTACTTGGTGCCGGTGCATTTCAGCATCCGGCATTTGCCGCGCCGGCCTCCTACTTTGCCGGACCCGCCGTCGATAATGGCGTGACCTATCAAAGCACGAATTTCGCCAAGATCGACAAGCGCTGGCGCCGCCAGGTCGTCAAGTATTTCAGCACCGAGCCGATCGGCACCGTCGTCGTCGATACGCGCCACCACTTTCTCTATGTGATCATGGAGAACAAGACGGCGATCCGCTATGGCGTCGGCGTCGGCCGCGAGGGTTTCCAGTGGTTCGGCCGCGCCACTGTTGACGCCAAGTCGCTCTGGCCGCGCTGGACACCGCCGCCGGAAATGCGCAAGCGCCATCCGGAACTGCCGGAATTCGTTGCCGGCGGCTCGCCGAAGAACCCGCTCGGGCCGCGCGCCATGTACCTGCACCGCGACGGCGTCGATACCGGCTACCGGTTCCACGGCACGCTCGAGCCGTGGAGCATCGGCAAGGACGCCTCCAGCGGCTGCATCCGCATGTTCAATGAGGACGCGATCGACCTCTACCAGCGCTGCCCGATCGGCACCGCCGTACAGGTCCTACCGCATATCGCCGACCAGGCCGAAACGGCGGCGCAGGTTGCCCAGCCTGCAACGGCTGCCCAGCCGCCGGTTCAATGA
- a CDS encoding ABC transporter ATP-binding protein, producing the protein MFGWFEQRLKPFPVEEPVAPPRGLFAFCWHYTKPAAPWLIAMAVLTALIAVGEVALFQFLGDVVDWLTNADKATFLETEWPRLAMMGALILIGLPLAAGLDSLIMHQVLLGNYPMIARWQMHRFLLRHSMTFFANEFAGRVATKVMQTSLAVRETVMKILDVFVYVVTYFISMIVVIAAADWRLMIPILVWLGIYVGIVSYFVPRLRKIAAQQADARSMMTGRVVDSYTNIATVKLFSHAGREESYAKEGMDEFLQTVYRQMRRVTLFHMSVYLNNCVALFVISGLSIWFWLNGQISVGAIAIAIGLAMRVNGMSQWIMWEVSALFENIGTVYDGMEMMTKSHDITDKPGAPLMQAKRGAIHYERIGFHYGKGKGIIENLSLDIKAGEKVGLVGRSGAGKTTLMNLLLRFYDLEAGRITIDGQDISAVSQESLRALIGVVTQDTSLLHRSIRDNIAYGRPEATDAEVIEAAKRANAWEFIEGLSDMHGRKGLDAQVGERGVKLSGGQRQRIAIARVFLKDAPILVLDEATSALDSEVEAAIQENLFALMQGKTVIAIAHRLSTLTEMDRLIVLDKGKIIESGSHGELVGHGGIYADLWTRQSGGFLADHEAEPEEAAE; encoded by the coding sequence ATGTTTGGCTGGTTCGAACAGCGGTTGAAACCCTTTCCCGTCGAGGAGCCCGTTGCGCCTCCGCGGGGGCTCTTTGCCTTCTGCTGGCACTATACGAAGCCGGCAGCGCCCTGGCTGATCGCAATGGCGGTGCTGACGGCGTTGATTGCCGTTGGCGAAGTAGCGCTCTTCCAGTTCCTCGGCGATGTCGTCGATTGGCTGACCAATGCCGACAAGGCGACCTTCCTGGAAACCGAGTGGCCGCGGCTGGCGATGATGGGCGCCCTGATCCTGATCGGCCTGCCGCTGGCGGCGGGTCTGGATTCGCTGATCATGCATCAGGTGCTGCTCGGCAATTACCCGATGATCGCCCGCTGGCAGATGCACCGCTTCCTGCTGCGTCACAGCATGACTTTCTTTGCCAACGAGTTCGCCGGACGCGTTGCGACCAAGGTGATGCAGACGTCGCTGGCGGTGCGCGAGACGGTGATGAAGATCCTCGACGTCTTCGTCTATGTCGTCACCTATTTCATCTCGATGATCGTGGTGATCGCGGCAGCGGACTGGCGGCTGATGATCCCGATCCTCGTCTGGCTCGGCATCTATGTCGGCATTGTTTCCTATTTCGTGCCGCGGCTGCGCAAGATCGCGGCACAGCAGGCCGATGCGCGCTCGATGATGACCGGGCGCGTGGTCGACAGCTATACGAATATCGCGACGGTGAAGCTGTTTTCGCATGCCGGACGCGAGGAAAGCTACGCCAAGGAAGGCATGGACGAGTTCCTGCAGACGGTCTACCGCCAGATGCGGCGAGTGACGCTGTTCCACATGTCCGTCTATCTCAACAACTGCGTGGCGCTGTTCGTGATCTCCGGCCTGTCGATCTGGTTCTGGCTGAACGGCCAGATCTCGGTCGGCGCGATCGCCATTGCCATTGGTCTCGCAATGCGCGTCAACGGCATGTCGCAATGGATCATGTGGGAAGTTTCGGCGCTCTTCGAGAACATCGGCACCGTCTATGACGGCATGGAGATGATGACGAAGAGCCACGACATCACCGACAAGCCGGGCGCGCCGCTGATGCAGGCCAAGCGCGGCGCGATCCACTACGAGCGGATCGGTTTCCACTACGGCAAGGGCAAGGGGATCATCGAAAATCTTTCGCTCGACATCAAGGCCGGCGAGAAGGTCGGTCTGGTCGGCCGTTCGGGCGCCGGCAAGACGACGCTGATGAACCTGCTCCTACGCTTCTATGATCTGGAAGCCGGGCGGATCACCATCGACGGACAGGATATCTCGGCGGTCTCACAGGAAAGCCTGCGGGCGCTGATCGGGGTCGTGACGCAGGATACCTCGCTGCTGCACCGCTCGATCCGCGACAACATCGCCTATGGACGTCCTGAGGCGACGGACGCGGAGGTGATCGAGGCGGCGAAGCGGGCGAATGCCTGGGAGTTCATCGAAGGGCTCTCCGACATGCATGGCCGCAAGGGTCTCGATGCGCAGGTCGGCGAACGCGGCGTCAAGCTCTCCGGCGGCCAGCGCCAGCGTATCGCCATCGCCCGTGTCTTCCTCAAGGATGCGCCGATCCTGGTGCTCGACGAGGCAACCTCGGCGCTCGATTCCGAAGTGGAAGCGGCGATCCAGGAAAACCTCTTCGCGCTGATGCAGGGCAAGACGGTGATCGCGATCGCCCACCGCCTGTCGACATTGACGGAGATGGACCGGCTGATCGTGCTCGACAAGGGCAAGATCATCGAATCTGGCTCGCACGGTGAACTCGTCGGCCATGGCGGCATCTATGCCGATCTCTGGACCCGCCAGTCCGGCGGCTTCCTCGCCGATCATGAGGCGGAGCCGGAAGAAGCGGCGGAGTGA
- a CDS encoding TetR/AcrR family transcriptional regulator C-terminal domain-containing protein, producing the protein MKITQTDIVREALILLNEVGLDKLSTRMVAARLGVQQPAIYWHFKGKRELMDAMNAAIMRSSHPARLPDDGDDARSFLVKSHRSFRRALLSVRDGARIHAGSRSEASDNDAAERQLAFLVARGLTANLALRILITLSRFTVGFVMEEQSEAEHPPQLSPDESGTHPLLTAAFADYASLSQDQLFLDGLDAILDGFLAQSGNIGIGGASNATA; encoded by the coding sequence ATGAAGATCACCCAGACAGATATCGTCCGCGAAGCCCTCATCCTCCTGAACGAGGTGGGCCTCGACAAACTTTCGACCCGGATGGTCGCCGCCCGCCTGGGCGTGCAGCAACCGGCCATTTACTGGCATTTCAAGGGCAAGCGCGAACTGATGGACGCGATGAACGCAGCAATCATGCGCTCGTCCCACCCGGCCCGCCTTCCCGATGACGGCGACGACGCCAGATCCTTTCTCGTCAAAAGCCATCGGAGCTTCCGGCGCGCGCTTCTGAGCGTCCGCGACGGCGCTCGCATCCATGCCGGCTCACGGTCCGAAGCATCGGACAACGACGCGGCCGAACGGCAGCTCGCCTTCCTGGTGGCTCGGGGCCTCACCGCCAATCTCGCGCTCCGCATCCTGATCACGCTGTCGCGTTTCACCGTCGGCTTCGTCATGGAAGAGCAATCGGAAGCCGAGCACCCGCCGCAGCTGTCGCCCGACGAAAGCGGTACGCACCCGCTGCTGACGGCCGCCTTCGCGGACTACGCCAGCCTGTCGCAGGATCAGCTTTTCCTCGATGGCCTCGATGCCATTCTCGACGGCTTCCTGGCGCAGAGCGGCAATATCGGCATCGGCGGCGCGAGTAATGCGACGGCCTGA
- a CDS encoding alpha/beta hydrolase: MESGVVNVGGIELAFDQFGRDGDPVILLMMGNSAPGIVWPDRFCEVLADAELRVIRYDQRDTGLSTYVDFEERPYTLDDLVGDACGLLDCLGIGRCHIAGLSQGGVTALMAGLKHPERVASITTLMSSPDLGPKNDAFTGKPESPGQLARPAADYVRAVIALNSTPTQSDEEAAIRFVENFRLAAGPKSPFDEGFWLAMGRAVVARRHAELAKMANHSNHSKAQIATTALTAADLARLDLPCLVIHGSMDPIFPPAHAEWAADMLPRPELSVIPHMGHALDPAFIEPVASRIAAFVRQAS; the protein is encoded by the coding sequence ATGGAAAGCGGTGTTGTGAATGTTGGTGGTATCGAGCTGGCTTTCGACCAGTTCGGCCGCGATGGCGATCCTGTTATCCTGCTGATGATGGGAAACAGTGCGCCGGGGATCGTCTGGCCCGATCGTTTCTGCGAGGTCCTTGCGGATGCGGAGCTTCGGGTCATCCGTTACGACCAGCGCGATACCGGGCTTTCGACCTATGTCGATTTCGAGGAGCGGCCCTATACGCTCGACGATCTCGTCGGCGATGCCTGCGGGCTGCTCGATTGTCTCGGCATTGGACGATGCCATATTGCCGGTCTGTCGCAGGGCGGGGTGACCGCATTGATGGCGGGGCTGAAACATCCGGAGCGCGTTGCCAGCATCACGACACTGATGTCGTCTCCCGATCTCGGACCCAAGAACGATGCCTTCACGGGCAAACCTGAAAGTCCGGGGCAGCTGGCGAGACCGGCGGCCGATTACGTCCGGGCGGTGATTGCGCTGAACAGCACTCCGACGCAATCGGACGAGGAGGCGGCCATCCGCTTTGTCGAGAATTTCCGCTTGGCGGCTGGGCCGAAGTCGCCGTTCGACGAGGGCTTCTGGCTGGCGATGGGGCGGGCGGTCGTCGCGCGCCGCCATGCCGAGCTGGCGAAAATGGCAAACCACAGCAATCACAGCAAGGCGCAGATCGCGACGACGGCTTTGACGGCTGCGGATCTAGCCCGCCTCGATCTGCCTTGCCTCGTCATTCACGGCAGCATGGACCCGATCTTCCCGCCTGCCCATGCCGAATGGGCAGCGGACATGCTGCCGCGGCCTGAACTCTCTGTTATCCCGCATATGGGGCATGCGCTCGATCCGGCCTTTATCGAGCCGGTCGCCTCGCGCATCGCGGCCTTCGTGCGGCAGGCCTCGTAG
- a CDS encoding type II toxin-antitoxin system RelE/ParE family toxin produces MERSFGRLAEQPNSGAPRHFTNPALAGLRAWPVGDFEDIRAYYLTGNSQIIVLRVLHGKRDLPSILDAL; encoded by the coding sequence GTGGAGCGCTCGTTCGGCCGTCTTGCCGAGCAGCCGAATTCCGGCGCACCCCGGCATTTCACCAATCCCGCGCTCGCGGGACTACGGGCCTGGCCAGTCGGCGATTTCGAGGATATCCGCGCCTATTATCTGACGGGCAATAGTCAGATTATCGTGCTGCGCGTCCTGCATGGCAAACGGGACCTGCCATCCATTCTCGACGCACTCTGA